A region of Lycium barbarum isolate Lr01 chromosome 3, ASM1917538v2, whole genome shotgun sequence DNA encodes the following proteins:
- the LOC132629888 gene encoding fructose-bisphosphate aldolase 6, cytosolic: MSCYKGKYADELIKNAAYIGTPGKGILAADESTGTIGKRLSSINVENVESNRRALRELLFCTPGCLQYLSGVILFEETLYQKTAAGKPFVDVMKEGGVLPGIKVDKGTVELPGTNGETTTQGLDGLADRCAKYYEAGARFAKWRAVLKIGENEPSQLAINENANGLARYAIICQQNGLVPIVEPEILVDGSHDINKCADVTERVLAACYKALNDHHVLLEGTLLKPNMVTPGSDSAKVAPEVIAECTVRALQRTMPAAVPAVVFLSGGQSEEEATVNLNAMNKLQTKKPWSLSFSFGRALQQSTLKAWGGKEENVQKAQAAFLTRCKANSEATLGKYAGASSLSEGASESLHVKDYKY; encoded by the exons ATGTCTTGCTACAAGGGAAAGTACGCTG ATGAGCTTATCAAGAATGCTGCATACATTGGAACCCCTGGAAAGGGTATCCTTGCTGCTGATGAATCCACTGGAACAATTGGAAAGCGTCTCTCGAGCATCAATGTCGAGAACGTAGAATCAAACAGGAGGGCTCTCCGTGAGCTTCTCTTCTGTACCCCCGGTTGTCTTCAGTACCTTAGTGGTGTTATCTTGTTCGAGGAAACGCTTTACCAGAAGACTGCCGCAG GCAAGCCTTTTGTTGATGTCATGAAGGAAGGCGGAGTCCTTCCCGGTATTAAGGTTGACAAGGGTACCGTTGAGCTCCCTGGAACCAATGGCGAGACCACCACCCAAGGTCTTGACGGCCTCGCAGACCGCTGCGCAAAGTACTATGAGGCTGGTGCTAGGTTCGCCAAATGGCGTGCCGTGCTCAAGATTGGTGAGAACGAGCCATCTCAGCTCGCCATCAATGAAAACGCCAATGGCCTTGCCAGATACGCCATTATCTGCCAACAAAACGGTCTTGTACCCATTGTTGAGCCTGAGATCCTTGTTGACGGATCCCACGACATTAACAAGTGTGCTGATGTCACCGAGCGTGTTCTTGCTGCTTGCTACAAGGCTCTCAATGACCACCACGTCCTCCTTGAAGGTACCTTGTTGAAGCCTAACATGGTCACTCCTGGTTCGGACTCCGCTAAGGTTGCACCTGAGGTTATTGCCGAATGCACCGTCCGTGCTTTGCAGCGCACAATGCCTGCTGCTGTTCCTGCTGTGGTGTTCTTGTCCGGCGGTCAGAGCGAAGAGGAGGCCACTGTCAACCTCAACGCAATGAACAAGCTCCAGACCAAGAAGCCATGGTCTCTTTCCTTTTCCTTTGGACGTGCTCTTCAACAGAGCACCCTAAAGGCGTGGGGTGGAAAAGAGGAGAATGTTCAGAAGGCACAAGCTGCATTCCTTACCCGGTGCAAGGCTAACTCCGAGGCTACACTCGGAAAGTACGCCGGAGCTTCCAGCTTGAGTGAGGGTGCTTCCGAGAGCCTTCATGTCAAGGACTACAAGTACTAG